From Candidatus Atelocyanobacterium thalassa isolate ALOHA, a single genomic window includes:
- a CDS encoding HesB/IscA family protein, with protein MTVTLTEKATIRLQSFLKKQSNKVSGIRVGVKDGGCNGYEYTLNLVGKPNEKDVCFNQNNISIYVDPNNISLLEGVVIDFVDSLTKSGFIFTNPNATGTCDCGKSFSTANCGQSTPCS; from the coding sequence ATGACTGTAACCCTAACTGAAAAAGCTACTATTCGACTTCAGTCCTTTCTGAAAAAACAATCAAATAAAGTTTCCGGCATTCGTGTTGGGGTTAAAGATGGTGGTTGTAATGGTTATGAATACACCCTTAATCTAGTAGGGAAACCAAATGAAAAGGATGTATGTTTTAATCAGAACAATATCTCTATCTATGTTGACCCTAATAATATATCCTTACTAGAAGGGGTAGTTATTGATTTTGTAGATAGTCTAACTAAAAGCGGATTTATTTTTACAAATCCTAATGCAACAGGTACTTGTGACTGCGGTAAGTCTTTCTCTACAGCAAACTGCGGACAATCTACCCCTTGTAGCTAA
- a CDS encoding HesA/MoeB/ThiF family protein — MELTPSELERYSRQIQISGFGENGQRLLKNTVAVVTGVGGLGGTVALYLAIAGVGKIILVRGGNLRVDDLNRQILMTNSWVGQPRVYKAKETILNINPDIEVEVIPEFVTSENVDSLVKNSNIAFDCAFDFTERDLLNTACVRWRIPMVEAAMSGMEAYLTTIIPGETSCLSCIFPEKPKWDKWGFGVLGAVSGTLACLAALEGIKLLTGVGETLKGQLLTMDLGNTTFTKRRLYHDPECHTCGGLSQDHHNDAIQ, encoded by the coding sequence ATGGAACTTACTCCTAGTGAATTAGAACGTTATTCTAGACAAATTCAAATTTCTGGTTTTGGAGAGAATGGACAAAGACTCCTGAAAAACACAGTTGCTGTTGTTACAGGTGTAGGTGGATTAGGAGGAACTGTTGCTCTATATCTAGCTATCGCTGGGGTAGGTAAAATCATTTTGGTTCGTGGAGGAAATCTGCGTGTTGATGACCTTAATCGTCAAATATTGATGACTAACAGTTGGGTGGGTCAGCCTAGGGTCTATAAAGCCAAAGAAACTATTCTAAATATTAATCCTGATATTGAAGTTGAAGTAATTCCTGAATTTGTTACCTCTGAAAATGTTGATAGTCTGGTAAAAAATTCTAATATTGCTTTTGATTGCGCTTTTGATTTTACAGAAAGGGATTTATTAAACACAGCTTGTGTTCGCTGGAGAATTCCTATGGTGGAGGCAGCAATGAGTGGTATGGAAGCTTATTTAACAACTATCATTCCTGGTGAAACATCCTGTTTGTCATGTATTTTCCCAGAAAAGCCTAAGTGGGATAAATGGGGGTTTGGAGTTTTAGGAGCAGTTTCTGGTACTTTAGCTTGCTTAGCAGCGTTGGAAGGTATTAAACTTTTAACAGGAGTTGGAGAAACTTTAAAAGGTCAATTGTTAACAATGGATCTAGGAAATACAACTTTTACTAAACGTCGTCTTTATCATGATCCTGAATGCCATACTTGTGGTGGCTTAAGTCAGGATCATCATAACGATGCGATACAATAA
- a CDS encoding 2Fe-2S iron-sulfur cluster-binding protein, whose product MDVTLTLPDNVYIVDSAEDNGVELPATCRTGNCSNCVGRMVEGEVDQLDQAFLTDKQVKDGWVLLCVAYPRSNCTIKTHQEAYLV is encoded by the coding sequence ATGGATGTTACTCTTACACTTCCTGATAATGTTTATATAGTTGATTCTGCTGAAGACAATGGGGTTGAACTTCCTGCGACTTGTCGAACAGGTAATTGCTCTAATTGTGTTGGCCGAATGGTTGAAGGAGAAGTTGATCAACTAGATCAAGCTTTTTTAACAGATAAACAGGTAAAAGATGGTTGGGTACTTCTTTGTGTTGCTTATCCTCGTTCTAACTGCACAATTAAAACTCATCAAGAGGCTTATTTAGTCTAA